A section of the Sphingomonas ginsenosidivorax genome encodes:
- a CDS encoding Y-family DNA polymerase, with amino-acid sequence MRTERPHLFVGRAEAPIAFVESVAGGIRLKALDREAVRAGLSVGLTLADARARVPELDVYPHDSHTDHAWLERLADGCQRYTPSVALDPPDGLVLDIAGCVHEFEGERRLAADLEDRLARRGLLVRHAFGDTPDAARALARFAGAPAPDERRAVKRLPVAALGLDDDATTALVRAGLKTVGDVMARPLSGIAARFGAEAATMVRRLSGEVKGPIIPRRTVAKIGVERRFAEPIARTDYALEVIGDLATEAAGTLAERHEGGRRWEARLFRADGLVQSLRVETGTPTRDVPLLMRLFRERIDSLADPLDPGFGYDLVRLDVALAERLDASQLKLEGGEAQKGEVVQLLDQLGTRLGRTRVRRFGSRDSHIPEQAELMLPASDPVPTALWVPPEEGEPPLRPIYLFDPPQPIESMAAEVPDGPPHRFRWRRTVHDVARAEGPERIAGEWWRREDIPTRDYFRVEDRKGRRFWIFRHGLYSERENPRWYLHGLFA; translated from the coding sequence CTGCGGACCGAGCGCCCGCATCTGTTCGTCGGACGGGCTGAGGCGCCGATCGCGTTCGTGGAGAGCGTAGCCGGCGGGATCCGGCTGAAGGCGCTCGACCGCGAGGCCGTGCGCGCTGGGCTGAGCGTCGGGCTGACATTGGCCGATGCCCGTGCGCGCGTGCCCGAGCTCGACGTCTATCCGCACGATTCGCATACCGACCATGCCTGGCTCGAACGGCTCGCCGACGGGTGCCAGCGCTATACGCCGTCGGTCGCGCTCGATCCGCCCGACGGACTGGTGCTCGACATCGCGGGCTGCGTGCACGAGTTCGAGGGCGAACGGCGGCTGGCGGCCGATCTCGAGGACCGCCTCGCGCGGCGCGGGCTGCTGGTGCGCCACGCGTTCGGCGACACGCCCGACGCGGCGCGCGCACTCGCCCGATTCGCCGGCGCCCCCGCCCCCGACGAACGCCGCGCGGTGAAGCGGCTGCCGGTCGCAGCGCTTGGTCTCGACGACGACGCCACCACCGCGCTGGTGCGCGCCGGGTTGAAGACCGTGGGCGACGTCATGGCGCGCCCGCTCAGCGGGATCGCGGCGCGGTTCGGCGCCGAGGCGGCGACGATGGTGCGCCGGCTGAGCGGCGAGGTGAAGGGCCCGATCATCCCGCGGCGAACGGTCGCGAAGATCGGCGTCGAGCGCCGCTTCGCCGAACCGATCGCGCGCACCGACTATGCGCTGGAGGTGATCGGCGACCTCGCAACCGAAGCCGCGGGGACGCTCGCCGAACGCCATGAAGGTGGTCGCCGCTGGGAAGCGCGGCTGTTCCGCGCCGATGGCCTGGTCCAGTCGCTGCGCGTCGAGACCGGCACGCCGACGCGGGACGTGCCGCTGCTAATGCGGCTGTTCCGCGAACGCATCGACAGCCTCGCCGACCCGCTCGACCCCGGCTTTGGCTACGACCTGGTCCGCCTCGACGTGGCGCTCGCCGAGCGGCTCGACGCGAGCCAGCTCAAACTGGAGGGCGGCGAGGCACAGAAGGGGGAAGTGGTGCAGCTGCTCGACCAGCTCGGCACGCGCCTCGGCCGCACCCGCGTGCGCCGGTTCGGATCGCGCGACAGCCATATTCCCGAACAGGCCGAACTGATGCTGCCCGCGAGCGATCCGGTGCCGACTGCGCTGTGGGTCCCGCCCGAAGAGGGCGAGCCGCCGCTCCGCCCGATCTATCTGTTCGATCCGCCGCAGCCGATCGAATCGATGGCGGCCGAAGTCCCCGACGGCCCCCCGCACCGCTTCCGCTGGCGGCGCACCGTCCACGACGTCGCGCGTGCCGAGGGGCCCGAACGCATCGCCGGCGAATGGTGGCGGCGCGAGGATATCCCGACCCGCGACTATTTCCGCGTCGAGGAC
- a CDS encoding DUF2238 domain-containing protein, producing the protein MEVAPVLVALPILWATARRLPLTTLAMLLIGFHGLVLMLGGAYSYARVPIGFDVQHLLGLARNPYDRFGHLMQGFVPAIVIRELLIRRGGLHRGALLTGLVIACCLAISATYELIEFGAAMLLGQGADEFLGTQGDPWDTQWDMLMCLVGAIVALALLSRVHDRQLAQRSEPFFRSP; encoded by the coding sequence ATGGAGGTCGCGCCCGTGCTGGTCGCGCTGCCGATCCTGTGGGCGACCGCGCGGCGCCTGCCCTTGACGACGCTAGCGATGCTGCTGATCGGGTTTCACGGCCTCGTGCTGATGCTGGGCGGCGCCTACAGCTATGCGCGCGTGCCGATCGGCTTCGACGTGCAGCATCTGCTCGGGCTGGCGCGCAACCCCTATGACCGGTTCGGGCATCTGATGCAGGGGTTCGTGCCCGCGATCGTGATTCGCGAACTGTTGATTCGCCGCGGCGGCCTGCATCGCGGTGCGCTGCTGACCGGCCTGGTGATCGCCTGCTGCCTCGCCATCAGCGCGACCTACGAACTGATCGAGTTCGGCGCGGCAATGCTGCTCGGACAGGGCGCGGACGAATTCCTCGGCACGCAGGGCGATCCGTGGGACACCCAATGGGACATGCTGATGTGCCTGGTCGGCGCGATCGTGGCACTGGCGCTGCTGTCGCGGGTCCACGACCGGCAATTGGCGCAGCGGAGCGAACCCTTTTTCCGCTCGCCCTGA
- a CDS encoding GntR family transcriptional regulator, with amino-acid sequence MTALSSDDSPVYIRLRGTIAAGILRGDYRAGDQLPSVRAFAAEHGANPLTVAKAYQSFQDDGYVEVRRGVGMFVLPGAAEALRVAERETFVTVQWPRIRSHIDLLGLDAHDLLNRERV; translated from the coding sequence ATGACAGCGCTCAGCAGCGACGACAGCCCGGTCTATATCCGGTTGCGGGGAACAATAGCGGCAGGGATCCTGCGTGGCGACTATCGCGCGGGCGACCAGCTTCCTTCGGTCCGCGCGTTCGCGGCCGAGCACGGGGCCAATCCGCTGACCGTCGCCAAGGCCTATCAGAGCTTCCAGGACGACGGCTATGTTGAGGTCCGCCGCGGCGTCGGCATGTTCGTGCTGCCGGGCGCCGCGGAAGCGTTGCGCGTCGCCGAGCGCGAAACCTTCGTGACGGTGCAGTGGCCGCGCATCCGCAGCCATATCGACCTGCTCGGGCTCGACGCGCACGACCTGCTGAACCGCGAGCGGGTCTGA
- a CDS encoding nitroreductase family protein — MLNDTSSPLALLATRRSGKPRDLVAPGPDADQLARILLIAARTPDHGKLAPWRFVIVGADQRAALSRVIVDAYRAERPQASRTEIDALDQFAHQAPTLVVVMASPRPDSHIPLWEQDLSVGAACMNLLHAVHAQGFAGGWLTGWPSYSDAVRDTFGTAPERIAGFLFIGTPSRALDERPRPDMARLVSTWTADPKQDSTF, encoded by the coding sequence ATGCTCAACGACACCTCCAGCCCGCTCGCGCTGCTCGCCACCCGCCGCTCGGGCAAGCCGCGCGATCTGGTCGCTCCGGGGCCCGATGCCGACCAGCTGGCGCGGATCCTGCTGATCGCCGCGCGCACGCCCGATCACGGCAAACTCGCCCCGTGGCGCTTCGTGATCGTCGGGGCGGACCAGCGCGCCGCGCTCTCCCGGGTGATTGTCGATGCCTATCGCGCCGAGCGCCCGCAGGCGTCCCGGACTGAGATCGACGCGCTCGACCAGTTCGCGCACCAGGCGCCGACCCTGGTCGTGGTGATGGCTTCGCCGCGTCCCGACAGCCACATCCCGCTGTGGGAACAGGATCTGTCGGTCGGCGCCGCGTGCATGAACCTGCTCCACGCGGTCCATGCACAGGGGTTCGCGGGCGGCTGGCTGACCGGCTGGCCGAGCTACAGCGACGCGGTGCGCGATACGTTCGGCACGGCGCCCGAACGGATCGCGGGCTTCCTGTTCATTGGCACACCGTCGCGTGCGCTCGACGAACGCCCGCGCCCGGACATGGCACGGCTGGTCTCGACCTGGACAGCTGATCCAAAGCAGGACTCGACCTTTTAG
- a CDS encoding peptide MFS transporter has translation MVDTPTADTPREPDITHVNPADGGTWFGHPRQLARLFTTEMWERFGYYGMRALLTLYLTKHFVFGDREATGLYGGYTALVYLTPLVGGYLADQYLGSKRAVKFGAIIMALGYLLLCFGGETAKPYATIANQRYEIQVEDQADSEVRYLVDGASRLKIKGNDDGTVSLLGTDGSVARTVEKGGFEAGAERSSFYVTIMLLALCMISVGNGFFKPNISTMVGELYAQGDKRRDAGFTIFYMGINLGSLFSQLLCPFLAVAFGWWAGFGLAAIGMLFSWTLIQFDGGKLNGYGEPPVRSGPDRALGIYAAALIGIPLFYLLFVNLMNAEPPVPGSGIIGYIASLSLMGKLLFGTFLVSVPGILIWSLVNGDRREFQMMLAAMVLIVFNVVFWTLFEQAGSSLTLFADRNTDLSVFGLFSISAGQTQFFNAFFIVALAPVMSIMWTKLAAHGMEPSIPVKFGIALIGVGVGFLFLVWGASMVGPTFKVGIWWLAGLYFIHSFAELCISPVGLSMITKLSIARVVGLMMGVWFLSISVAQYVAGVVAQVASVETVGGQVTNLKVSLDTYAGVFWTIGLVSAGIGVVLLLVSPLIKRWMHGVQ, from the coding sequence ATGGTGGACACCCCGACCGCGGATACCCCGCGCGAGCCGGATATCACCCATGTGAATCCGGCGGACGGCGGGACCTGGTTCGGCCATCCGCGGCAGCTCGCGCGGCTTTTCACCACAGAGATGTGGGAGCGGTTCGGCTATTACGGCATGCGTGCGCTGCTCACGCTGTATCTCACCAAGCATTTCGTGTTCGGCGACCGCGAGGCGACCGGTCTGTACGGCGGCTATACCGCCTTGGTGTATCTGACGCCGCTGGTCGGCGGCTATCTGGCGGACCAGTATCTCGGGTCGAAGCGCGCGGTGAAGTTCGGCGCGATCATCATGGCGCTGGGCTATCTGCTGCTGTGCTTCGGCGGCGAGACCGCCAAGCCCTATGCGACGATCGCCAACCAGCGCTACGAGATCCAGGTCGAGGACCAGGCAGACAGCGAGGTCCGCTACCTCGTCGACGGCGCGAGCCGGTTGAAGATCAAGGGCAATGACGACGGCACCGTCTCGCTGCTCGGCACCGATGGATCGGTCGCGCGGACGGTCGAAAAGGGCGGGTTCGAGGCCGGTGCGGAGCGCAGCAGCTTCTACGTCACGATCATGCTGCTCGCACTCTGCATGATCTCGGTCGGCAACGGCTTCTTCAAGCCCAACATCTCGACGATGGTCGGCGAGTTGTATGCGCAAGGGGACAAGCGCCGCGATGCGGGGTTCACGATCTTCTACATGGGCATCAACCTGGGCTCGCTGTTCTCGCAGCTGCTGTGCCCGTTCCTCGCGGTCGCATTCGGCTGGTGGGCCGGGTTCGGCCTCGCCGCGATCGGCATGCTGTTCTCGTGGACGCTGATCCAGTTCGATGGCGGCAAGCTGAACGGCTATGGCGAGCCGCCGGTGCGCAGCGGCCCCGACCGCGCGCTCGGCATCTATGCCGCCGCGCTGATCGGCATCCCGCTCTTCTACCTGCTGTTCGTCAACCTGATGAACGCAGAGCCGCCGGTGCCGGGCTCCGGGATCATTGGCTATATTGCGTCGCTGTCGCTGATGGGCAAATTGCTGTTCGGCACGTTCCTCGTCTCGGTACCGGGCATCCTGATCTGGTCGCTGGTCAACGGCGATCGCCGCGAGTTCCAGATGATGCTGGCGGCGATGGTGCTGATCGTGTTCAACGTCGTGTTCTGGACGCTGTTCGAGCAGGCCGGATCGTCGCTGACGCTGTTCGCCGACCGCAACACCGATCTCAGCGTGTTCGGGCTGTTCAGCATCTCGGCAGGGCAGACGCAGTTCTTCAACGCCTTCTTCATCGTCGCGCTGGCGCCGGTGATGTCGATCATGTGGACCAAGCTCGCCGCGCACGGCATGGAACCGTCGATCCCCGTCAAGTTCGGCATCGCGCTGATCGGCGTCGGCGTCGGCTTCCTGTTCCTCGTCTGGGGCGCGAGCATGGTGGGCCCCACGTTCAAGGTCGGGATCTGGTGGCTCGCGGGGCTGTACTTCATCCACTCGTTCGCCGAGCTCTGCATCTCGCCGGTCGGGCTCAGCATGATCACCAAGCTGTCGATCGCGCGCGTCGTCGGGCTGATGATGGGCGTATGGTTCCTGTCGATCTCGGTCGCGCAATATGTCGCGGGCGTCGTCGCGCAGGTGGCGAGCGTCGAGACGGTCGGCGGACAGGTGACCAATCTGAAGGTCAGCCTCGACACCTATGCCGGCGTGTTCTGGACGATCGGGCTGGTTTCGGCCGGGATCGGCGTGGTGCTGCTGCTGGTGTCGCCGCTGATCAAGCGGTGGATGCACGGGGTGCAGTAA
- a CDS encoding outer membrane protein assembly factor BamE: MSVFSARTGLAAVALLAAVATGGCAQLRSHQGYVVDVDLVNSVQPGVDNRQSVLATLGKPTITGQFDQGDWYYVARDSRNYAFRNPRPNAQITLQISFDAKGTVTAIRRSGMEQVASISPYGKKTPTLGRERGFFADLFGNIGTVGAAGAGGGNNGSNTGGGRNRP; the protein is encoded by the coding sequence ATGAGCGTGTTTTCCGCCCGTACGGGTCTTGCTGCCGTGGCATTGCTCGCGGCGGTCGCCACCGGCGGCTGCGCACAGCTGCGCTCGCACCAGGGCTATGTCGTCGACGTCGACCTCGTCAACTCGGTCCAGCCCGGCGTCGACAACCGCCAGTCGGTGCTGGCGACGCTCGGCAAGCCGACGATCACCGGCCAGTTCGACCAAGGCGACTGGTATTATGTCGCGCGCGACAGCCGCAACTATGCGTTCCGCAACCCGCGCCCCAACGCGCAGATCACGCTGCAGATCAGCTTCGACGCGAAGGGCACCGTGACCGCGATCCGCCGCAGCGGCATGGAGCAGGTCGCCTCGATCAGCCCATACGGCAAGAAGACGCCGACGTTGGGCCGGGAGCGCGGGTTCTTTGCGGATCTGTTCGGCAATATCGGCACCGTCGGCGCAGCGGGCGCGGGCGGCGGCAACAACGGCAGCAACACCGGCGGCGGTCGCAACCGCCCGTAA